One window of Palaemon carinicauda isolate YSFRI2023 unplaced genomic scaffold, ASM3689809v2 scaffold583, whole genome shotgun sequence genomic DNA carries:
- the LOC137637211 gene encoding uncharacterized protein translates to MHVSPTPQPPLAYTTCTSPTPHTLLPHTTYPLSQTIHISHTPCTSPTPQKPFPQNHIHLSDTKYTSPQHPMNLSHTLRQHCIHLLSPPPETSPASNTPLPYPTHLSKIPCNSPLPHTPFPHPTNFSTTPHKPLPQDLYTFAIPYALLSHTPCTSPPHTIHLLHLSHTPNTSHSQPVHHSHAQCTSPPHPIQLSDIPCTSPTPHPPLPTTPKTSPKHLMHFSPTSYTPLPHPMHFSHKLHALLPNTPYTFPTPLAPLPHP, encoded by the coding sequence ATGCATGTCTCCCCCACACCCCAACCACCTCTCGCCTACaccacatgcacctctcccacaccccatacACTTCTCCCCCACACCACATATCCTCTATCCCAAACCATACACATTTCCCACACCCCTTGTACCTCTCCGACACCACAAAAACCTTTCCCCCAAAACCACATACATCTCTCAGATACCAAATACACCTCTCCACAACACCCCATGAACCTCTCCCATACACTTCGTCAACACTGCATAcacctcctctccccccccccggaAACCTCTCCTGCATCCAATACACCTCTCCCCTACCCCACACACCTCTCCAAAATCCCATGCAATTCTCCCCTACCCCATACACCTTTCCCACACCCTACGAACTTCTCCACCACACCCCATAAACCCCTCCCCCAGGACCTATACACCTTTGCTATACCCTATGCACTTctgtcccacaccccttgcacttcTCCCCCACACACCATACACCtcttgcacctctcccacaccccaaACACTTCTCACTCACAACCCGTACATCATTCCCACGCACAATGCACTTCTCCCCCACACCCCATACAACTTTCCGACATCCCTTGCACATCTCCCACACCCCATCCACCTCTCCCCACCACTCCAAAAACCTCTCCCAAACACCTCATGCATTTCTCCCCCACATCCTATACACCTTTACCACACCCTATGCACTTCTCTCACAAACTCCATGCACTTCTCCCCAACACCCCATACAcatttcccacaccccttgcacctctcccacacccttAA